From Linepithema humile isolate Giens D197 chromosome 8, Lhum_UNIL_v1.0, whole genome shotgun sequence, one genomic window encodes:
- the LOC137001616 gene encoding uncharacterized protein isoform X1, with amino-acid sequence MTLPIFNKLLQLTEPYLTKNHYRALPAEQRLLIVLRYLATGDLPLFIALAFRVGESTVRMLIKEICQVLINVLEPIYLTQPNEKEWKSYAEGFWNRWNVPNCVGAVDGKHITLQCPRNSGSLYFNYKKYYSIVLMAVANDVYRFTLVDVGAYGGNSDGGIFSESLIEENLKNKTLNLPKGTFKLPNSQDCTPTFLLADDAFSLSTTIMKPYTGRNLDEKQKICNYRFSRARRTVESAFGIFSNRWRIFRNSICMLPETADKITTASLCLHNFIMIEEERCKQKLYSTNQSLKNNENEQEIRWMSLSENLDFDETVSSASKQRDTLCKYFISPAGEVPWQYDYVQRGIYDEKVQH; translated from the exons atATCTTGCCACTGGAGATCTTCCCTTATTTATCGCTTTAGCATTTCGAGTTGGCGAGTCGACAGTGCGTATgctaattaaagaaatatgccAAGttctaataaatgtattagaaccaatatatttaacacaaCCAAATGAAAAAGAATGGAAGTCTTATGCTGAAGGCTTTTGGAACAGATGGAATGTGCCAAATTGTGTGGGGGCAGTAGATGGGAAGCACATCACTTTGCAATGCCCTCGAAATTCAGGAAGtctgtattttaattacaaaaaatattatagtattgTCTTGATGGCAGTAGCAAATGATGTATACAGATTTACACTGGTAGATGTTGGTGCTTATGGTGGAAACAGCGATGGTGGAATTTTTAGCGAGTcgttaattgaagaaaatctgaaaaacaaaacattaaatttacctAAGGGGACTTTTAAATTACCTAACAGTCAGGATTGTACACCAACTTTCTTATTAGCAGATGATGCTTTTTCACTAAGTACTACAATTATGAAGCCATATACAGGAAGAAATTTAgacgaaaaacaaaaaatatgcaactACAGGTTTTCGCGAGCTAGGCGAACAGTTGAAAGCGCCTTTGGGATATTTTCGAATAGATGGagaatatttcgaaattcTATTTGCATGCTACCAGAAACAGCTGATAAAATAACAACAGCATCACTTTgtctacataattttataatgattgaAGAAGAACgatgtaaacaaaaattatatagtacAAATCAATCTCTCAAAAACAACGAAAATGAACAA gaaaTAAGGTGGATGtctttatcagaaaatttagattttgatGAAACTGTATCTTCTGCTTCGAAACAAAGAGATACGTTatgtaagtattttatatcacCTGCAGGAGAAGTCCCCTGGCAATACGATTATGTGCAAAGAGGTATATATGATGAAAAGGTTCAACACTAA